The Homo sapiens chromosome 16, GRCh38.p14 Primary Assembly genome includes the window TGTAGGTCTGAGCCTGCCCTGTTCACTGACCAGCTGTTCATATAGGTTAGCCCGGGTGCTTGTCACAGGGCTCGACTCCCTGGGACACGTGTCCCCATACTAACCTGAGACACGATGGTGAAGAGACACAGCTCCTGTGCAGATGTGCACGAAGGGACCCATTATTCTtgtcttttctgtctcttccctcACAGAGAGTGGTTTTTCCTCCTGTCTCATGAGGTGCTCAACCCtatgtattgtttatttgaatatgCCGGAAAGAACAATTACTGCCTGCAGATCAACCCCGCCTCCTCCATCAACCCGGACCACCTCACCTACTTTCGCTTTATAGGCAGATTCATCGCCATGGTAAGGGGGCCCCAGGGGTCTGCCTagttccctcctcctctccctcctcttccctctcctggtGAAGTGTGCCAGGGGCACCAGGGGAATCTGCTCTTTCTCTGAGACCTCCAGGAAGGGGCAGCATTGGAGGAGGCCCTGGGCCTGTTCACCAGGAGGCAGCGTGGCGTGAACGGCAGCCCCCGTGGACTGGCTCACCCTCTCGGGGCTCCACCCTTTGCCCCCATAGAGCTCGTAACCTAAAAATGCAAGAAGCTAGAGAGAGTTCTGGAGAAACCAGAGCTTTCTCAGTGGCTGCCCTGTAGGTAGTGAAGAGTTTCCATGTTGCTTTGTACAGGACTTGTCAAGAGGGAGCCCAGGGTCGCTGGGCCACAGACTTTACTGAACATTAAATATGTGCTCTGTTGAGGGCCTTGGGATGACAGGGCCAGGTGAAACCATAGCTGCCCACCTGCTGCCTGTCTCTGGGAGGTGACACTGTCACGGCATTTGGGAATGTCCCACTGAGACACTAAGCCTTCTGGAAGGGCATTTGGAATCAACACTAGTGTAGAACAAAACGTAAAGTCTGTGGCCCAGAGACCCTGGGCCCCCTCTTGACAAGTCCTATGCAAAGCAACATGGAAACTCTTCAGTACCTACAGGGCAGCCACTGAGAAAGCTCTGGTTTCTCCAGAACTATCTccagctttttacatttttaggttACCAGCTCTATGGGGGCGAAGGGTAGAGCCCAGAGAGGGCGCGCCAGTCCATGGGCGCTGCCGTTCACGCCACGCTGCCTCCTGGTGAACAGTAGACTGGCTGGTGCAGGGTGTAGGGACATCTGTCAGAAAGTGAGCCAGTTCTGGGGAGGGGCGTCCCAGCGTCTGTATTTAACTGGAAAGAGGGACACAATGTGAATATGGAAAGGGAGGTCCTGCCACGTGCCCCGTTGAGGGTCCTGGGAGCGTGGAGAACCCGGATTGAGAAGCGGAGCCCGTGGGAGGCACAGCGCGGGAGCCACATGCATAGCTGGAGATGTTTCAATTCTCCTTTCCTTCGCTTCTTCCCCTGCCTTCCTGAGTGTCCCACCCGGCTCCCCTCTTAGGAGGACCCAAGCGCCCCATGAGCCTGTGACTAAATATGGCCGGCCCTTCCCATCGTCGAGGAGTTCTTGGCCAAGGTGCTGGGCTCTGGAAATGGGCACATTCTTCCCAGGTCTAGAGACCCGCCTGGCCCAGCAGCCAGCAGGACAGACCGGTAAAACCCTAGACTATTACTCACCATTGGCCGCCAGCTCTCGCTGTCGGCGGTGTCTGCATTATTTTTGGCTGCCTTTGCCACCCACCCTGAGCGCCAGTGAATCAGGGCTGCCACCTGCAGCTGTTCAGAGCAAGCCTTTTCTGTGAGCGTGGGGCAGACCTTTGCTAGGCCAGGAGCCAGCCGGCCAGCGTGCGGGGCAGATGCGGGCCCGGACGTGGGTTCCCGCACCAGCTGGCTCTGCCCAGTCCTTGCGGTCTGCAGGGCAGGGTGGGAGTCCCTCTGTAGGTACAAGTCAGGATAAAGGCGTTGTTTACTCCTGAGGCCCTCCCGCTGCGTCCGAGGCAGCTGCTGCTGTAGTTCTGTCAGGGAAGGAAGGCGGGTAGCGGTAGCAGAGTTTGATACCGAGCATCTGAGAGCTGGTCTTGGCAGTGCCCAGGGAAGGCCAAACCTCTGTGCTGTGCCTCTTCCTTCCCAGGCGCTGTACCATGGAAAGTTCATCGACACGGGCTTCACCCTCCCTTTCTACAAGCGGATGCTCAATAAGAGACCAACCCTGAAAGACCTGGAGTCCATTGACCCTGAGTTCTACAACTCCATTGTCTGGATCAAGTGAGTTCCCTGCCCCCTTGCCCCACCGCGCTGATAGGAGGGACGTCTCTGGGTGGGAAGCAGGTACTGATGGCCTTTATTTTGTCTGCCAGTGTGGCCCCTGAGCTCTTTTCCAGCCTCTATAAGAGCTTGTGGAGAGGAATGTCCTCTGGGTTCCCTGGGGACAGTTCTAGAACCTTCTCCTTGAGTCAAGGAGCTGTCCCCTGTCACTGTTCAGGATTCTAGGCCACCTGTGGGCCCTTGGTGTCCCACgggcaacagagcaggatccAGGAAAGACCCTGACACGGTAGACATCTCCCCACTTGGTCTCCTGTGCCCCCAGAGAGAACAACCTGGAAGAATGTGGCCTGGAGCTGTACTTCATCCAGGACATGGAGATACTGGGCAAGGTGACGACCCACGAGCTGAAGGAGGGCGGCGAGAGCATCCGGGTCACAGAGGAGAACAAGGAAGAGTACATCATGTGAGTCTCAGGCGCCGGGGGCTCCGCTCCAGGGGTGGCGTGGAGATCTAGTGGGTTGCAGAGAAAGATGGGCCCCCACCTGTGGCCCATCGGTCACTGTGGATGCCATTTGCATTTGCCTTGATGGTGGCTGCTGGTGGGCGGTCATGTGATGGCGCGAGCTGGGGGAACCAAAGCCGAGGTCCTTAGTTACCGACTCCCAGCTGTGCTTTTTCGCCATGTGGGAGACTTCAAGCCTGCAGCGTGGAATTTCTTTGAAGTGGCATCAAGCTGAGACATCTGCATCTTTCTCCGGGCCGAAAGGATCTCTGTGGCCTGTGTGCCTAGACCCACCGTCTCACGTGTGCCCGTTCTCCGTGCCTGTTCCTCAGGCCTCTTGCTTTAGTCTTTATCTCCACGCTTCCATACGTCTGAGGTTCAGTCGGCGCtgggggcaggagcaggaggaggtggtggtgaggATGATTTCAAAGACTCCGGTGTCTGCAGGTCACTGTGAGGTTTTCAGGGCCTCACTCTAGGTCCTCCAGCAGGCTGGGTCTGGGTGTGCGAAGTGGGCTCTGCTGATCTGGTGGTCCTGCGCGGTAACGGCCACGCGGCCTGGCCGGGAGCCACCCCTGAGCAGTGGGTCTCAGACTCCACCCATGGCTGCTCTTTGGTCTCAGGCTGCTGACTGACTGGCGTTTCACCCGAGGCGTGGAAGAGCAGACCAAAGCCTTCCTGGATGGCTTCAACGAGGTGGCCCCGCTGGAGTGGCTGCGCTACTTTGACGAGAAAGAGCTGGAGGTGAGTGTCTGAGGTTGCTGGGACCCTGAGCCCCTGCCTCTGGGGCGATCCTGCTCTGTGATACGCTCACTGTGTACCCACAGACACTCAGCGTAAAACTCCCACTTCGGCAGGGCAGATGGGTTTGATTTGGGACCCACCCTTCCCCAGACACTTGTTTCAAGAAAGCAGGGACTTACATTACCCATATTATTAACGCTGACACCAAAAATAGCTAGTTGAATATGTTTGGGGTAATGTCAAGTGCTAGCGAGTGGACGATGCGCGGGGAGGGACCTGCCGGGGATGCTGACTGCCGCCTCTCCCCAGCTGATGCTGTGCGGCATGCAGGAGATAGACATGAGCGACTGGCAGAAGAGCACCATCTACCGGCACTACACCAAGAACAGCAAGCAGATCCAGTGGTTCTGGCAGGTGGGTCCCGGGCCCAGGCCTTGGCAGGGACATTTGGGCCATCAACCAAAGGAAACGGGTCCTGAGGAGGCCTCACGCGCAAGGACCTTCAGCTTTGGCCCTGTCCTTGCCTCCCACACCTTGCAAAAGGAGACGATAGACCAGCCTTGGGATGAACGGGGACAGTTCCAGCTGAGTGGTGGCCAGTGGATGTGACAGGAGGTCGTCAGTGGTCAGCCTTGGGCCAGCTGGTGTGCAGGGACAGACCTGCAGGCAGACAGCAGCTGCCACTGGTTGAGAGGTCCCCTGCCAGCCAGATGGGACAGGAAGGCAGGGGCTTGGCTCCAGAAACCAGAAAGAGCTGTCATCCTAT containing:
- the WWP2 gene encoding NEDD4-like E3 ubiquitin-protein ligase WWP2 isoform WWP2-C (isoform WWP2-C is encoded by transcript variant 2), coding for MIQEPALPPGWEMKYTSEGVRYFVDHNTRTTTFKDPRPGFESGTKQGSPGAYDRSFRWKYHQFRFLCHSNALPSHVKISVSRQTLFEDSFQQIMNMKPYDLRRRLYIIMRGEEGLDYGGIAREWFFLLSHEVLNPMYCLFEYAGKNNYCLQINPASSINPDHLTYFRFIGRFIAMALYHGKFIDTGFTLPFYKRMLNKRPTLKDLESIDPEFYNSIVWIKENNLEECGLELYFIQDMEILGKVTTHELKEGGESIRVTEENKEEYIMLLTDWRFTRGVEEQTKAFLDGFNEVAPLEWLRYFDEKELELMLCGMQEIDMSDWQKSTIYRHYTKNSKQIQWFWQVVKEMDNEKRIRLLQFVTGTCRLPVGGFAELIGSNGPQKFCIDKVGKETWLPRSHTCFNRLDLPPYKSYEQLREKLLYAIEETEGFGQE